Sequence from the Montipora foliosa isolate CH-2021 chromosome 12, ASM3666993v2, whole genome shotgun sequence genome:
tttttagatgttcgaaaatcctagaacaggcaggcaagcaagaaattttaaacaaatgttccaaaaattctagatctcaaatcgtcttccgaacagatattttccgaaaattgacgttgggtgcccctgaaagtGTTTTCCGATTTTTTTAAAACGACTTCCCGAAATCTTGAATAAATATATGACATTGTTTACTACGTTGTTAACAGAAGGTAAAAGATAGTCTGTTGAGGGATTCAGCTCGTTGTGCGACTGTGTTCGATTTCAATGACTGCGAAGTTTCAAAGTTCAAGCAACAGAGGAATCTTTGTTGACATTTTTTGCCTCAAGGCTTTCGTTTTCAAATCAGTCggccaagaataaagtactgaatattgctGGAAAGTGCATTGCTATAATGAACTAtttctgaaaatttgaatttggtATTGACTgatctgagcaatgatgctttgaaaattccaaaaaggtcattagcgcttttgccacccaagcatttatcagtttttgatggctgaTAAGTGTCTCGTTATTAAAGATAAAAGGATTAAAACTAGAGATTTAAAGGGCAGATTCTTATCTCTTCCAAGAATGTTGGTCAGGTAATTAAGCGTAACTGTGCAAGGAATTACTAGCGTAGCAAAACAGAGGCACCGGATCTTGGTGATGGATCTAACAGTCTAACAGTGGCataaaaattaccaaaaaaggAAACGAACAAACAACAGTGAACATTCACTTTGAAGGAATCAGGAATATATTGTATTTCCAAAGAAACACCCATTTCTTTTATAAGGGTTTTACCAGCAGTGACAACTGAAACGCCACAATTTAAATAGGAAAAGGTTAGATAAGCCCTAGATGACGGACCGAACTCGCTATCCGGAAAAAAATGCCTAGCGGAATATTTTGCGTCAAAGAAAGCCTTATGACGTATAAATAACGCTGTAAAATAATTCCTGAAATATTTTAACGACACACCTCTAGGAGAAAATGCACCGAAGAATAAATACTTCCGAATTTTTGTGGAGCAAAAAGGAGATCAGTCGATTTTGTTAAGTGTCAAAATCTTCTCCCAAATGGattttatttttagcttttacATTAAACCCCCAGGCGATAAGTTCACCCAACACAGCGAAGCTCCAATTGagagggatggcgcagtggtgagagcactcgcctcctgtggcccgggttcgattttcAGATCCTGAGTcatatgtgtattattattattattattattattattattattattgtactttgcCCCTTCCAACGAAAGACCACAACGGTGAGATATCCGTGCCCTACTCTCTGTGAGTGGAGTGTGAGGGTTCCATACTGCTTGTGAACAAGAGTTGCGAAATGGGACCTACCGTTTATcgtctttatccgagaagactcgAAAGTCAAACCATTTTGCAGGTGTCATTACAAAgtcagcactttctcctcagttatcttTATAAGACCCTGGGTGTTGGTCGGGCCCTTGTTCTGAACTCCTGACATTTCATCTCACCACGAACCGGTGTCTCATTTGGTTGAGCACCTGGCTGTCACGCGGgaagtcgtgagttcaactccggcacGAGCAACAGGGTCTTCCGCTcggaggagaaagtgctgccttgtAATGATATCTGTTCGCGCCAAAACTCGGGCACGTGACACGTTGCGTTACACGTGATGGACTGGCCTTTGTACTGTTTTGAGTTTGTGTTATATTACGTCGTTGTCGTTTGTTGAGAATAAATCGTCTCGAAAGTTTACCGCTTTTGTCGCCTTGAAACTACGTGAAATCGTCCGGAACATCTGGTAGCAGAGCTATGTTTATGGTACGTAACACTGAACGTTTGCTTTGATGAATTTTGATTTGATATGAAGAGTTTCTGAGTTGAAATGTCATCGAATGAACTTGATAATAAACCCGACCACGTGCAATATGTGGACGAACAAGAAATGCGTGTCGTCCTTGGGCCCAGCCGTTTTGACAATTTTCGAAAGGAAAAGGCTAAGAGCAAGTTATCTCGCTTAAAGGCTACGCTCACGAGGCATATTAACGTCGCTGAGAATCTTCTGAAGTCGCGTGGAAGCCGAAGGAAACTACGCGAATTAGCCGCGAAAATTGAAGAAGCGCTTAAAGAACTCGAACGGGCCAGCGAAGAATACGAATCATTTTTGGAACTTGAAGGATTGCAGGAGCACCTCACGCTAACGGAAAATGCCGCCGAAAAGGGCAAATTTGTGTCTCGAAAGCattgaaatttcgataaaagaaagagaaagccaACTGCCTTCAGAGGCTGGTAGTGAATATGCGCCCTCGCTCTGATTTTTGAGTCAGCCAGTGGTCATGGTGCACCCTCGCGCGCCAGTGAAAGTGAGAGGCGTGCACATATCATGGATCTACAAGTTGAACAAGCAAAGAGAGAAGCTCAACGCCGACTGGAAGAGGAGCGTAAGCGACCCGAAAATCTCGAACAGGAAAGGCAATTACAGGAACACCGACGCATAAGAGAACTCGAATACGAAGCCGAAAAATTGCGATTAGAAGCTCAGCTTGACATCCCTACTAAAAGTAAAGGGGGTCCAGAAGATATTGAGAGCCGTTTGCGAGATTTTGAAGATGCCGAGGAGGAAACTGTTTACCGTGACATTAAACCCCAAATATCGGAAAATGTAGAGAATCGTGAAAACCCAGATGTCCCTTTACCTCAGCAAAATGTGAACTTGCTGTCTCCAATTAAATCGTTCACTTTGTGCAAGCAGACTCCCCAAATCGATCAAGCTTATCGTGACACGGAAGAACGCCTCGATGTTTCTTGGATCATAGAGCTCTCGGCTAAGCAGCGTACGACAACTGGAGAAACGAACATACAGTGGATACCAGCGTTCGTGAAATCGATACCGCGTTTAGAGCTACCGCCCTTTTCAGGGGATCTTCTCGAGTGGCGTCAGTTCATATCACTGTTTAAATGTTTGGTACATGACCAACCTCTCACCGATACACAGAGAATGACTTACATCCAGAGGGCCGTTGTCGGAAATGCGAAGAGAGCTATCGGAGGGATGCTGAATCATGGCCATCTCTAGAAGGCAGCACACCTTTACAGAACTCGACGAGCAATTTGGAAATGAGGAACTTGTTGCTGGAGTCTTCATGAAGACCGTACTTGATCACCCGATTGTTGCTGATGGAGGCGTAACACAGCTTCTTTCATTCTACAACACTCCACACAATGCAGTCGCCCCGATGAAGAGTTTGGGATACTCTCATGATTTGGCATCTTCGACTAACACGCGTGCTGCGTTACAGAAATTACCTGACCCGTTAAAGGAAAAGTGGGGAGAAAGGAAGATTGAGATACATCCTACTATTCCCACATTAGTTGATATTGACCAATGGCTCTGTGCGAGACTACGTGCCAAAACGTTAGTCAGCGAACCCTTACCAAACCTCGGTAAATCGCCGAAGGGCGGAAGATCTGGCTATAGAAGACCGCCGCGAAAGGGAGATCAAGGCATCGACAACCGTCAAGAGCAGCTTCACAGATGCTCGACCCCAGCTACAGGTGCCATGACAGGAAATCAGAGCTTGCTCACTGCCAACACCTGTCTGATATGCAACAAGAATCACAAGATTGAGAAGTGCGACCAATTCATAGCGATGGATGTGAATCAGAGAGCTCAGTTAGGCAAGGAAAAGAGGTTGTGCTTTTCCTGCTTCGAGTCAGCAGACCACCAAGCACGTGACTGCTCGCGCAAGAGACGATGTGATGTGGAAGGCTGTAACAAATACCACCACCCGCTAATCCACGGCGCGGCACCGGTTTCGTCGCTCCTCCACCTTTGAACAGCGCATCACCCGTCTCGACTTTGAACGCCGTAGCACCCGACTTCGTCGGAGCTTCGTCTGTGAACTGCTCCCCCTCTGCTGTTCTGCTGCAAATCGTACCCATAGCAGTTGCGACCGCCAGCGGGGTGAAAGTAAATACATTTGCCCTGCTGGACTCTGACCGCCAAACTTCGCTTATCTTGGAAGAATTTGCTGACGCTATTGGTCTGGTTGGTAAGGATAGCCCTTTACAACTTAACTCTGTCTGGTGAaccaattctcggttttcacatgacgtcacgaccgccatgttggtgcccctaaacaaagaaaaggcggccatgttggtgccctctattattatgcaaacgcttccttttgttttcgttgaaaaacatggctgttgaccacgtgagtgaaaaccagcaatacgTTCGAGAAAAGTGTCATTCCACGTTGGTGCCGTTGAAGGACCAGAAACAGGTGTCCAGATAACCGTAGAAGAAGCCCGGACAATTTCCACAGTTGAACCCGCCCCGCAAAGAGTTACGCGGACAATGATGCAGGATTTCCCTCACCTGACTGATCTTGACATCCCTGAAGTCGATTCCGAAGAGGTGACAATTTTGCTGGGAGCAAACGTACTGGAGGCAATATTGCAGCATGATGTACGAAGAGGTCGTCCAGAGCAGCCCGTTGCAGTTCTCACAACCTTTGGTTAGACCCTTGCTGGCTCACTTAAATCAATCGTGAAACCCAAACGTCTACATGTTATGCATGTGCAAACAAGTAGAAGACTGGCGGCGAACAGAATCCGTTGGTACAAAGTATGAAGACATGACGCCCCGTTCCTGTGAAGACAAAATTTTTAAAGGGCTCTAGAGACTTTAGAGAGAACTGTGAAGCATGTGTGCGACAGATATGAAGTCGGGATGTTATGGAGAGAAGGAGAAGTAAAGTTTCCTGATAACCGCCTCATGGCTGAAAAACGACCGGAGTCTACCGAAAGGAAACTGAAGCATGACGAGGAGCTGGCGAAGAAATGCTGTGCTATTATTGAAGACCATGTTGACAAGGGTTATGCGCGAAAGCTTGCTCCTGAAGAGGCATCTGCCCCAACCCCGAAACAGTAGTTTCTGCCGCACCATCCAGTCCGTAATCTCAACAAGCCGAACAAAGTCCGAATCGTCATGGATGCAGCTGCCAAATATGACGGAGTATCCCTGAATGAAAAACTTCACATTGGGCCCGATCTCCTGAATAGCCCAGTGGGTGTGTTGTTGCTATTTAGAGAACAGCGTGTTGGCTTAGCCGCTGATATCGAGGCCATGTTCCATTAGGTTCAAATCATAGAAGAAGATCAGCCCGCCCTGAGATTCTTGTGCGGAACCTGGAACTGGAACGCCCGCCTGATGTGTAACAGATGCTCGTCATGATTTTCGGAGCTGCGTCTTCCCCGTGTATGGCGAACTATGTATTGAGAAAGGCAACACTTGACAACCGTCAGGACGTCGCGTTTTCTGCTGACACGATCAAGTCAGTTGAGAAGAATTTCTACGTGGATGACTTTCTGAAATCTGTATGTGACGAAACCACCGCAGTGCGAATGTTCCGTGAAATGATCTCTCTCTTGGCGCGTGGAGGTTTCAGGTTGACAAAGTGGATCAGTTCCTCGCGTGAAGTCCTGTCGCAGATTCCTCCTCAAGAGAAAGCTAGCCCGTCAGTCGATTTAAACTTCGATGAACTACCAATTGAACGCACATTTGGTCTGAAATGGAACACTGAAAAGGACTGTTTTCGTTTCTCCGTTTACTCACATCAGACACTTGAGTCAACCGGAGTCTTAAGTCGCCTATCAACGGTGTTCGACCCACTGGGAGTGATAGCTCCGTACATGCTGCCCGCGAAATGTCCAGTCCAATCGTTATGGCGTAAGAACAAAGACTGGGACGAGCCCTTAGATGATGGGGACCAGAGTATCTGGATGGAAGGATTGACTCGAAGACTTGACGGGACTGAGTGAATTGGAACTACCTCGTTGTTTCTGCGTTAACACGTGTCCTAAAGCGGCGATGCAGCTTTATGTATTCGCCGACGCGTCTGAAATGGGTTTTGGCGCTGTGTGTTACGCTAGATACTCACCTCCTGGTGGCATGATTAAGGTTTCGTTTGTTATGGCGAGGAATCGTGTGGCACCCCTAAAGCAGTTAAGCATACCTCGTTTAGAGCTTCAAGCAGCTGTCTTGGCCGTAAGATTGCACTGCATGGTCAAGCAAAAGTTGACTGTTAACATCAACAATGCCATCTTTTGGAGTGACTCGAAAACTGCGTTGCAGTACATAGCCAACGAAAGCCGACGTTTTCACACATTCGTGGCCAACCGGGTGTCGGAGATTCACGGCACAACCAACCCGACACAGTGGAGGTACGTTCCCGGTCACTGTAATCCTGCCGACGATTGCACCCGAGGCCTTCCAGCGGCAGATTTGGATCACCATTGCCGATGGCTCAATGGCCCTGCCTTCCTGTCCATATCAGAAGAGCACTGGCCTCAAGATACGTTTATTGGACCCCTCCGTGAAAATGATGATGAAGTGACAAACACAAAGCTTAGTGGTCAGGGCATACATCTGTTAGCGATATAAGAGCTTACTTTCCAAACCCAGAGAAATTCTCCTCCTGGACAAGATTCCGTCGTGTCCTGGGGTGGATTTGTCGTTTCGTCGAAAACTGTAAAAGAAAGGCAAAGTATTGCGTTCTGTCGTCTCTTACTGTCACAGAAACTCACAACGCAGAGATGATCGCTGTGCTAAAAAGTCATAGAGACTCGTTTCATCTTGACATTGAAGCCTTAAGAGCAAACAAGCGACTACCAGTTAGAAGCAGACTCAGCGCCCTTAACCCCTACGTCGATGAAGCAGAATGCTTGAGAGTAGGCGGTCGCCTACGTAAAGCCCCCATTCCTGAAGAGACTCGATACCCTTTGATACTGGATCCGAAGCACGAGATAACGCGTCTAATTGTAATGCACAATCACCTCCGTTTGTAATGTACAAGTAACAAGCACGAAAGAGGTGGAAGCACGCACAAGTTATGACCCAACACTTTTGGAAACGTTGGCTCCGGGAATACCTACCAGCGTTGTCGGAACGCCTGAAGTGGAAGAAGGATGCTCGTAATGTTTGTGAAGGAGATCTTGTACTGGTCGTCGACGAGAACTCCCTTCGTGGGTGTTGGTCGTTAGAACGTGTGCTAAGAGCGCTCCCTGGGGACGACGGGAGAGTAAGAGCAGCCGAAGTTCGCACCAAGACCGGTACCTACACCCGACCTGTCGTTAAACTGTGTTTACTTGAGAGTGCGAAGTAGTATTCGTCGCCTAGCCCCGCCGTCGAACACGAGGGGGAGGATGTTCGAGCCAAGATTCGGGCACGCTGAGACGTTGCGTTACCTTGGTACTGTTTGAGTTTGTGTTATATTACGTCGTTGTCGTTTGTTGAGAATAAATCGTCTCGAAAGGTTACCGTTTTTGTCGCCTTGAAACTACGTGAAATCGTCCGGAACAGCatatgcaaatggttagactatctcctagtcttctcggataaggacgataaaccataggccccttctcacaacccttcaatgttcataatcctgtgggacgtaaaaaaacccacacactatttgcaaAAAGCGGGACATGGAGTTGCCGGAATTGTGGTCTGttctctgtggtgtatcatggttggtaGGGCAGatgctcggagatactagctacactaagctactctaaaatccgagggtatataaagatatatgatatgataaaTTTGCCTTTTATTGCGAGTCCTTCGGAACCGATTTTAGAAAACAATCAAGAGCTCTGTATGGCGACTCACTGGTTTGTTGACGAGATGACTCCAAAAATGATTTCATGTATCGGCTGTTTGGGATAGCTGGCCACAAGCATGACGTTTGTATTTAGATCACTAATTAACATCTCTTCAGGAAAGGTGAGGACAAAAAACACATTTGTTGacaaaattctttttatcatttaaatgtgcCAACGGAACAAGACAACACTTTATTTCGACAGTTTCTAAGCTCAATTTGGCACATCAAATAACATTTGGGCACAAAAAAAGTCGGCTTTATCCGTGACAAGCTACCCGGCCACGAAAGAACCTCGtgggtgattatcgcgtaatcaTGATCAACTCAATTgaaaccaatcagcgcagagaacttTCAATAATCGCCTATACAATTATACTAAAACACGATATACTTTGATACTTTGATACTTTGAAATTAGCTAATTTTTCTAAACAAATAGGGGATTTTGAAAGGTAATCGTCaaaagtttaattaattaatgtaacTCGAAAAGAAAGCCTGTTCAACTCAGTTTTTcattacaaatgaatgaaggggtagtttctaaagaaactgtggtgctacgtcggtggggaagtagtatacaaaaatttggttttatcaacggagttgataatgtaaattgaccaccgtacagagattctaaaagctgacgtctcgagcgttagcccttcgtcagagcgaatccgaagggctaacgctcgaaacatcaccttttagaatctctgtacggtggtcaattttacattatcaactccgttgatacaGCCAAAATTTCATTACAAAGCCTATCTCATGGGATTTTAGAATGCGCGTGTGTTCAATGTAACAAATGAGGGTTCCGTAAGCTCCGATTCAGAGGCGAAGCTAGGAACATAGAGTACTCCTTCTTGATGGCAGGATTTAAATTAGAATGATAGCTTTTGTTGAAGTGAGGAAAAGAGGGCTGCAAATTGCTTATAAAATTACAGGTCAGAGAAATTCGTTGATATAGGTATATTCTTCGCGATTTGAAATAggcaaggaaaagaaaaaaattgggcaagctgatttatttatttgatacatttattttgaaacattttctttccaGACAGACCAACACGAGTCTGTGAAAATCTCTTCTTTTTGCGTTCGACAGTAGAACACAATTTCaatcttgggtatcctgtgcataggGTGAACTTTTCCAAATTTTCGTTCGTCTTTTTCAGCGCCgtcttgaattacgtcata
This genomic interval carries:
- the LOC137981029 gene encoding uncharacterized protein, whose product is MANYVLRKATLDNRQDVAFSADTIKSVEKNFYVDDFLKSVCDETTAVRMFREMISLLARGGFRLTKWISSSREVLSQIPPQEKASPSVDLNFDELPIERTFGLKWNTEKDCFRFSVYSHQTLESTGVLSRLSTVFDPLGVIAPYMLPAKCPVQSLWRKNKDWDEPLDDGDQSIWMEGLTRRLDGTE
- the LOC137981030 gene encoding uncharacterized protein → MQLYVFADASEMGFGAVCYARYSPPGGMIKVSFVMARNRVAPLKQLSIPRLELQAAVLAVRLHCMVKQKLTVNINNAIFWSDSKTALQYIANESRRFHTFVANRVSEIHGTTNPTQWRYVPGHCNPADDCTRGLPAADLDHHCRWLNGPAFLSISEEHWPQDTFIGPLRENDDEVTNTKLSAYFPNPEKFSSWTRFRRVLGWICRFVENCKRKAKYCVLSSLTVTETHNAEMIAVLKSHRDSFHLDIEALRANKRLPVRSRLSALNPYVDEAECLRVGGRLRKAPIPEETRYPLILDPKHEITRLIVMHNHLRL